Sequence from the Luteibacter aegosomaticola genome:
CGCGAAGGTTCGCGCAGGAGCGGTGCCAGCACGTCATCGTCGAACTCACGTTGTCGCGCGACCTGCGAAAGGCGAAGTGCCGTCCGGTAGTCATGGGTGAAATCCATGCTGGAATCGAGCAGGAGCCTGCCGGTATGCGCCGGGTAGGTAGCGGCGTACCACGCGCCCACACGGCCTCCGTAAGAGATGCCATAGAAATTCAGGCGCTCATCGCCCAAGGCTCGCCGCACGGCATCCATGTCGTGCACATGCTGTTCGGTATTCACGTAGCGCACGCTCGGAAAGGCGGGAGACAAGCATGCGTCGGCCACGGCCTGGGCGTCATCGACCGCCTGCGCCCAGTTGGCATCGCTCTGATCGGTGGGAAGAAACGCGTGGCGTGGCGGCAGCCCGCTAACACAGCGGATGGGCTCGCTGCCGTCGAGGCCACGGGGGATTACGGCGATCAGATCGAACCGCTCCGCGAGACGGCGCTTGTCGCCATCGTCGGGATCGTTGATGTCCATGCCGGTCCAGCCCTCCGCCATGGAACGCAGAAGCCGGCCGGGATGGCCGCCGGGGCCGCCCTTGTTGAAGAAGATGGCGCCTTCCCGTTCGTCGGCGTGAGCCGCCTGGACACGTACGACGCCCACGTGAACGTTGCGCCCGTCAGGCAAGAGGTGATCGAACGGCGCGAGCAGCGTGCCACATTGCAGGCGCTGCCCCAACGCGCCAGACGGTGTGCGTACCCAACTCTCTGGACAAAGGCCCCAGGAGATCGTAGCCGAGGCGGGGCGAGGGCAAACGACGGCGAAAACAAATAGTGCGAGGATGAGCGCGTGACGCGCAAGCGTATGTCGCGATGGCATGGTGTCGTCCTTGATAGAAGAAGGCCGCAATGAGCGGGCTTACTCGCTCGCATCCGCGGTGTCACCCGAGCGCACCGCCAATGGTGAGAACAAGGCAGCTAACGCATCGCCGCCGGCGATCTCGCGAAGTTGCGCGCGCCGCGCCTGCCATGCGGCGGTGCCTCCCGTCGGCGCGTCTGGCGCAGGACGGGCGGGATCCACATCGACCAGGCATTCGGTGAGCTGAGACGTGGGTGTGCGGCCATCGACGAGGAAGCGCGCCGTGGACCGCTCGATGCAGGCCTGCTCGGTCATGGCGAACAGCATGTGATCCGATCCACCACGCAGGACAAGCATCTTCGCGTTCGGCAATGCGTTGATCATGCGAACGGCGCCGGCAATCGGCGTAATGGTGTCGAATTCCGATGCGAGGATGAGGATACGTCCCGCCCGGGCTAGCCGATCGACAGGCGGCTTCACCGCATTGGGGCCATGGGAGAACACGCAGGGATTCATCAGGCCGGCGCTGCTCCGTGCGGGGTAATCACGTGCTTGCCGCGCGATGACGTCCTGCCACTGGCCCGCATCGGCCGTGGCGACGGTATCGTTGCAGGGCACCGTGGTGATCATGGCCGAACGGGCAGACAAACGGCCTGCTTCCGCGCCAGAGGGAGCGAAGATCCGATCCAGGGCGGCGCGCGCGGCTGCACGTGCGCGGCGATTCAGGGCGGAGTCCTCGCTGTACACCCAGGCGTCGATGCCGGCGCTCATCCCCGCCTTGTCGAGCGACGGGTCGGCACGTAGCCAATCGGAGGCGGTCTTTGCGGCCATCAGATCTTCGGGAGCGTCGAACCGGCGCACCCAGGCCTCATGCACCCGTGGTACGAGCTGGCGGAGGACATCGCGCACCGCTGTCTCGCTGGCACCGAGCCCATAACGCGCCGGGTCCGCCGCCGCGGGCCGGGCAACGCGCCGATCGAAGACTTCCTGTAGTGCAGGCCCCGCCGCGAGATGGTTCTCTTCGAAGGTGGCGGTAAAGTCCATCGGCGAATCCAGCACCATGCGGCCGACCTTCGCTGGATAGGTCGCACCGTACCAGGCACCCAGCCACGTGCCATACGAGACGCCATAGAAGTTGAACACGGGTTCGCCCAGCGAACGCCGGACCAGCTCATGGTCGTAGACGGTCTGCTCGGTCGAGATGAAGGGATAGCGCGGATCGGCACGGCACCCTTCGCTGAGGCGTCGCCCGACCAGATCCCAGGCAGCCACGTTCTGCTCGCTGCGATCGGTCATGATGAAGTCGGTGCGCGGAAGATTGACCTGGCACACCAGCGGCGTGCTGCCTGGCATGCCGCGTGGAATGACCGCGACGATGTCGAATTGATCAAGGATGCGCCGCTTGTCGCCGTGCACAGGGTCGGCGGCGGGTGCATCAAGCCAGAAGGCGGCCAGCATGCCCGCGAACTCGCCTGCATCGCCGCCGGGGCCGCCGGGATTGACGAAGAGCGCCCCCTGCCGCTTCGTACTATCGGCTACGGCAATCCGCACCACCGACAGTGTGATATTTCCCGTTTCAGGGCGGTGGTGATCAAGCGGAGCGGTGAGCGTGCCACAACGCAACCGGTCGCCCAGCTCGGAGGCGAGAAGGGCGACGTTGCCCGTATGGCAGGACGTCCACGTGATCGTTTGCGGTTGCATCTCGGGCGTCGCGAAGGCATCCGTACGGCTCGCGGCCAGGGGTGCAGCGATGACGGCGGCGCTGATAGCACCCGCAGTGGTAACGAAGTGACGAAGCATGGACATGAAGCGAGGTTCCTTTGTAGATAGGGAACCTCACGTTACGCAGGCCAACTCGCGTGCCATATCAGCGTTCGCCGACACGGCATGTACGCCTATGCCGAACTACTGCATGTGCCAGCCGTGACTCACAAGCAGCGACTGGCCCGTGAGTGCATTCGAGCCGAATCCGGCGAGGAACAGTGCCGTATCGGCGATGTCCTGCAAGGTGGTGAACTCGCCATCGACGGTGTCGCGCAGCATGACGTTACGGACGACGTCCTCTTCGCTGATACCAAGTTCCTTCGCCTGTTCCGGAATCTGCTTCTCTACCAGGGGAGTACGTACGAAACCGGGGCAGATGACGTTGGCCCGGATGCGGTTCGCTGCGCCCTCCTTGGCGAGGGTGCGTGCGAGGCCAAGCAAGCCATGCTTCGCCGCGACGTAAGGCGCCTTGAACTTCGATGCCACATGGGAATGCGCGGAGCCCATGAGGATGATGGAGCCGCCACGCCCGGCGGCAATCATCTGGCGCATGGCGGCGCGTGAGGTAAGGAACGCGCCGTCCATGTGGATGGCCAGCATGCGTTTCCAGTCGGCGAAGGCGAGATCGACGACAGGTGCGATGATCTGGATACCGGCGTTGCTCACCAGGATATCGACGGGCCCGAGCTCCCGCGCGGTGCGCGCGAAGCCGTCCTCGACCTGCGCTTCGTCCGTGACGTCCATGGCAAGCCCGATGGCGCCGTTGCCCATCACCTGTGCCGCGGCCTCGGCCTTGTCAGCGGCAATATCCGCCACGGCGACCCGTGCCCCCGCGGCCGCATACGCCGCCGCGATGGCATGGCCTATGCCGCTGGCCGCGCCGGTTACCAGCGCGACCTTGCCCTTGAGATCGTTCATCGAACTGCTCCACGAAAACTGACCAGCGAGCAGTATGCGCTTCGCGATGCAGCCTCAACCAGACTGCAGTGCGCGTTCCATCAGTTCGTCGGCGTCCGTGGGAACCCGCGGATGGTGGTCTTCGTGCCGTGCCCTGCGCGGGCGCTTCACATAAGCGCAGGAGCTGAGTCTGGCTTCCGGTACCTGCCCCGTAAGCAGGTAATGCCCTGCGGCGGATTCCACGCATGGCGTGTGCGACGTTGCAAGGATGGCGTGGCCGGATACGCCCTTTGCCACGACAAGGCGAGCACCAGGGTATCGGTCGAGAATGCGCGCGGCGCCATCGAGCGGTGTACGCACATCGTGTTCAGCATGGATAAGAAGGAAGGGCGAAGTATGGTGGATGGGTTCCAGCGAAGGCCGCTGTGATGTGCGGGCGGACCAACGCGTGCAAACCAGCGAAAAGAACTCAACGCCTTGCCGTGCCGCGGGGAAGGTGGCACTGCGTTCCCGCATGACATTGCGCCAGTGGGTGTCGGTGCCCTCCCATGGATTGTCGTTGCACCGGGTGGCAAGGAAGACGGATTCCCTCGTTCCGAGGCGTCGGTTGTACCAGGCGTTGCCATGCACGACTTCCGCGTCGGGTTCGGCTGCGTCCAGCGCTTCGATCACGTCGGCGTCGTTGCCGAAGTAGGTGCCTATGAGCGCCTCCGCTCGCCGGCGAACCCGGGCCTCCGTAGGGGCGTCGGCGCTGAATCGTGTGTTTGCCAGCCGGGCGTGCATTTCACTTTCGGTCATCCAGTTCTGCTCCGCCAGCCAGCTACCAAGGACCAGCGTGGCCTTGAGCGAAGCGGCGCTTTGTACGAGCGGCAACCACGCATTGCGCGCGCGGGCTGGCATGGCGTGGATATCGCGCAATACATCAGCTTCATCGCCCGTGACCCCATAAAGCGCGGGCTTTGCGAGCAGGGGGCGTAGTGCGCGGCGCTGGAACTCGCGCTGCCGTTCCCCCAGCGTGGCGAGGTCGGCGTCATCGATGCTGGCAGTGAAATCGATGCTCGAATCAAGCAGCATGCGGCCTGCCGTAGCGGGAAACATGGCGCGATACCAGGCCCCGGCCATGCCGCCGTAGGAATACCCGACAAAATGCAGCTTGCTTTCGCCCATGGCGAGCCGTGCCTGCTCCAGGTCGAACACGTGTTGCTCGGTGCCAATCCATCGCGCGGCGGGGTTGGCCGCGCAGTTCTCGGCGATATCGCGTGCGGCCTCGCTGGTGGCGGCCCAGTCGGACAGGGCATCGGGTGGTGACTCGAT
This genomic interval carries:
- a CDS encoding alpha/beta fold hydrolase yields the protein MKPPLLAACLLGAALAHASAAFAARPLSFPVAPIQWAACGADTFADSEADVAKVKKALGQRLGDRLQCARMHVPLDHYHPEGPRMTVGLIRARALDTPKREGAYFFHIGGPGGNPGDFIIAAASKWSLADSTHAVTGWQRKVAERFDLVAVIPRGLEGGDSFQCRGIDSIESPPDALSDWAATSEAARDIAENCAANPAARWIGTEQHVFDLEQARLAMGESKLHFVGYSYGGMAGAWYRAMFPATAGRMLLDSSIDFTASIDDADLATLGERQREFQRRALRPLLAKPALYGVTGDEADVLRDIHAMPARARNAWLPLVQSAASLKATLVLGSWLAEQNWMTESEMHARLANTRFSADAPTEARVRRRAEALIGTYFGNDADVIEALDAAEPDAEVVHGNAWYNRRLGTRESVFLATRCNDNPWEGTDTHWRNVMRERSATFPAARQGVEFFSLVCTRWSARTSQRPSLEPIHHTSPFLLIHAEHDVRTPLDGAARILDRYPGARLVVAKGVSGHAILATSHTPCVESAAGHYLLTGQVPEARLSSCAYVKRPRRARHEDHHPRVPTDADELMERALQSG
- a CDS encoding alpha/beta fold hydrolase, whose amino-acid sequence is MPSRHTLARHALILALFVFAVVCPRPASATISWGLCPESWVRTPSGALGQRLQCGTLLAPFDHLLPDGRNVHVGVVRVQAAHADEREGAIFFNKGGPGGHPGRLLRSMAEGWTGMDINDPDDGDKRRLAERFDLIAVIPRGLDGSEPIRCVSGLPPRHAFLPTDQSDANWAQAVDDAQAVADACLSPAFPSVRYVNTEQHVHDMDAVRRALGDERLNFYGISYGGRVGAWYAATYPAHTGRLLLDSSMDFTHDYRTALRLSQVARQREFDDDVLAPLLREPSRFGLGSSADDVAVAVEQIPARARAAWTGWLDSTPRLAAALHVAGWLERSAPADLTAMSRLIRRARFSTEPILDSRIRWEATQLSSILYTPPQAGASYGLGPEGDSVRIITACNDAPWGRDDATIRESLRQYASRFIHFNGSEILEELTCTHWGGHSARQPDLSILANAPPFLLIQSEKDTSTPLAGGSFILDAFPNARMLLVRESKQHGIFNFTTSGCIERTAATYLLSGALPESRSRVFACGDANENPAEALPGTPRPPTAPVAVDEPPLQEHDEF
- a CDS encoding alpha/beta fold hydrolase codes for the protein MSMLRHFVTTAGAISAAVIAAPLAASRTDAFATPEMQPQTITWTSCHTGNVALLASELGDRLRCGTLTAPLDHHRPETGNITLSVVRIAVADSTKRQGALFVNPGGPGGDAGEFAGMLAAFWLDAPAADPVHGDKRRILDQFDIVAVIPRGMPGSTPLVCQVNLPRTDFIMTDRSEQNVAAWDLVGRRLSEGCRADPRYPFISTEQTVYDHELVRRSLGEPVFNFYGVSYGTWLGAWYGATYPAKVGRMVLDSPMDFTATFEENHLAAGPALQEVFDRRVARPAAADPARYGLGASETAVRDVLRQLVPRVHEAWVRRFDAPEDLMAAKTASDWLRADPSLDKAGMSAGIDAWVYSEDSALNRRARAAARAALDRIFAPSGAEAGRLSARSAMITTVPCNDTVATADAGQWQDVIARQARDYPARSSAGLMNPCVFSHGPNAVKPPVDRLARAGRILILASEFDTITPIAGAVRMINALPNAKMLVLRGGSDHMLFAMTEQACIERSTARFLVDGRTPTSQLTECLVDVDPARPAPDAPTGGTAAWQARRAQLREIAGGDALAALFSPLAVRSGDTADASE
- a CDS encoding 3-hydroxybutyrate dehydrogenase, translated to MNDLKGKVALVTGAASGIGHAIAAAYAAAGARVAVADIAADKAEAAAQVMGNGAIGLAMDVTDEAQVEDGFARTARELGPVDILVSNAGIQIIAPVVDLAFADWKRMLAIHMDGAFLTSRAAMRQMIAAGRGGSIILMGSAHSHVASKFKAPYVAAKHGLLGLARTLAKEGAANRIRANVICPGFVRTPLVEKQIPEQAKELGISEEDVVRNVMLRDTVDGEFTTLQDIADTALFLAGFGSNALTGQSLLVSHGWHMQ